A genomic segment from Flavobacterium inviolabile encodes:
- a CDS encoding Crp/Fnr family transcriptional regulator: MKTLFRTLQILSEPELDMLDDVVTERSLKKQEYLIRENVVCDEIVFIKSGALRSFYVNNEGDEITNCITFEKELMSAFSSFITQKSTDENIQAIFDSELEILHRKDLEKLYQENINWQKVGRILAESQYVQLERRIASFQKYTGKERYKELFQQHPKYIQLIPLQYLASFLGMTPRHLSRIRKAV; this comes from the coding sequence ATGAAAACGCTATTTAGAACATTACAAATCCTTTCCGAACCGGAATTGGACATGTTAGATGATGTCGTAACCGAAAGAAGTTTAAAAAAACAGGAGTATTTAATCCGGGAAAATGTGGTTTGTGACGAGATTGTCTTTATCAAATCGGGTGCCTTGCGTTCGTTTTATGTAAACAATGAAGGCGATGAGATCACGAACTGTATCACGTTTGAAAAAGAACTGATGTCGGCATTTTCCAGCTTTATCACCCAAAAGTCAACAGACGAAAACATACAGGCGATATTTGATTCCGAACTGGAAATTCTCCACCGGAAAGACCTGGAGAAACTCTACCAGGAAAATATCAATTGGCAGAAAGTGGGAAGGATCCTGGCCGAATCCCAATATGTACAGCTGGAAAGAAGAATAGCCTCTTTTCAGAAATATACCGGTAAAGAACGCTATAAAGAACTGTTCCAGCAGCACCCAAAATACATTCAGCTCATTCCGCTGCAATACCTGGCGTCGTTTTTAGGAATGACACCCCGTCATTTAAGCCGCATCAGAAAGGCGGTTTAA
- a CDS encoding GNAT family N-acetyltransferase: MSPTIIQPSAADYNEITEVWEASVRATHTFLTEKDIQFYKPLILNEYLKAVSLFCTKEGDAITGFLGLDNDKIEMLFIHPDYRGKGIGKTLLNFAVTGKKASKVDVNEQNEQAVGFYQHLGFKTVKREPLDTSGNPFPILVMEL, encoded by the coding sequence ATGAGTCCAACGATAATACAGCCTTCAGCAGCGGATTATAACGAAATTACCGAAGTATGGGAAGCTTCCGTCAGAGCGACACATACCTTTTTAACGGAAAAAGACATACAGTTTTACAAACCGTTGATTCTAAACGAATATTTAAAAGCGGTAAGCCTTTTTTGCACTAAGGAAGGGGATGCCATTACCGGCTTTTTAGGACTTGATAATGACAAAATAGAAATGCTTTTTATCCACCCGGATTACAGAGGGAAAGGAATCGGTAAAACCCTGCTCAATTTTGCAGTTACCGGAAAAAAAGCATCCAAAGTGGATGTCAATGAACAAAACGAACAGGCAGTAGGTTTTTACCAGCATCTGGGTTTTAAAACAGTAAAGAGAGAACCGCTTGATACTTCCGGCAATCCGTTTCCGATATTGGTCATGGAACTTTAA
- a CDS encoding Ppx/GppA phosphatase family protein: MISIKKYAAIDIGSNAMRLLITNIVEQQGKETQFNKSSLVRVPIRLGQDAFTVGEITDENIERMVDAMKAFKLLMKVYKVERYMACATSAMREAYNGNEVAEIIKKKADIKINIIDGKKEAKIIASSDLRHFIKTDQTYLYVDVGGGSTEFSLFSEGQMVASKSFKNGTVRLLNNMVNDVVWQEIEKWIKVQTEPYEHVTLIGSGGNINKLFKLSGKLQEKPLSYAYVNSQYQYLNSLSYEQRIAELGLNTDRADVIIPATRIYLNAMKWSGAKNIYVPKIGLSDGIVKAMYYDKI, translated from the coding sequence ATGATTTCAATAAAAAAATACGCTGCTATCGATATCGGATCAAATGCCATGCGTTTGTTAATTACCAATATTGTAGAACAGCAGGGAAAAGAAACACAGTTTAATAAAAGCTCCCTGGTTCGTGTTCCGATCCGTTTAGGACAGGATGCGTTTACCGTTGGGGAAATAACGGATGAGAATATTGAACGCATGGTGGACGCCATGAAAGCGTTTAAACTGCTGATGAAAGTCTATAAAGTAGAACGTTATATGGCCTGTGCTACATCGGCTATGCGTGAGGCCTATAACGGTAATGAAGTAGCCGAAATCATCAAGAAAAAAGCCGATATAAAGATCAACATTATCGATGGTAAAAAAGAAGCAAAAATAATTGCTTCATCCGATCTGCGCCATTTTATCAAAACCGACCAGACCTATCTTTATGTAGATGTTGGCGGTGGCAGCACCGAATTCTCCCTTTTTTCCGAAGGGCAGATGGTCGCTTCCAAATCGTTTAAAAACGGTACCGTACGTTTGCTGAACAATATGGTAAACGATGTGGTGTGGCAGGAAATTGAAAAATGGATCAAAGTACAGACGGAACCGTATGAACACGTTACATTAATCGGATCCGGCGGAAACATCAACAAATTATTCAAATTATCCGGAAAATTACAGGAAAAACCGCTTTCCTATGCCTATGTGAATTCACAATACCAATACCTGAATTCGCTTTCCTATGAACAGCGTATCGCCGAGCTGGGTTTAAATACCGACCGTGCCGACGTGATCATACCGGCAACCAGAATATACCTGAACGCCATGAAATGGAGCGGTGCCAAAAACATTTATGTTCCTAAGATCGGACTTTCAGATGGTATCGTGAAAGCCATGTATTATGACAAAATTTAA